The genomic window GTAAATGCTGACAAATGATTCAGGTCAGGTCTGGGCCACAGGGTGAGGGTGGGTAAGCAAATCTAGAGTGCCACAAGGGGAGGCAGGCATTCTCTTCTGAATTTTGTACTGTCTTTAATGATTTCCTCGAAACTCGTGTTCTAAATGTAAGATATACACAGTCCAATAAGTGCCCTTTACTTTTAAGGTAAGATCTGCTCAAGAATCATACATGTTAACCAAATGGAAACATTGCAATTTTAGATCCCTGATGTACCAGGATTCTCGTGGGTGACTCCCTGCATATCCGCCAAAGATATTGTGTATATTGGCCTGAGAGACGTGGACCCTGGGGAACAGTAAGTTTAATTCCTTGATGCGATTTACCTTCGCTTTCTCCCTTTTGCATGCATGCTGGTCAAACCTGTGacacaaaaattgttttaagtaccAAGCATTATATCgatatctatatatccatataaGTATTTATGCATATAACTCAGGTGAATTTTATATTGGCTTGCTGTTAAAAATAcattgatatatacatataggtCACAGAactcaaatattttatgtatcataCCACAACgatcttttctttaaaaggaaacagtAGTGCATAGAACTAGACTCTTTATTAATTGTAGGTTATATTAATATTTCCTCTTTCATAGCTATATTTTGAAAACTCTGGGTATTAAGTATTTTTCAATGACTGAAGTGGATAAACTGGGCATTGGCAAGGTGATGGAAGAAGCACTCAGCTACCTACTAGGAAGGTATGATCCttgtaaatattattaaaaagactTACTACTGATGTTAATAGATGTTAAGTTATTAATAAGGACTCTATATAAAATCATAGAACTTCACTGGATTGTTACTTTTGATGAAACAAGGTAAGAACTGTATTTCTGTACTACATATTAAACCACTAACTTTAAACTGAGTTTcctggggtgccttgggtggctcagttggttaagcgtccgacttcagctcaggttacggtctcatggttcatagttcgagccccacatcgggctctgtgctgacagctcagagcctggagcctgcttcagattctgtgactccctctctctctctgcccctcccccactcacactctgtctctctctctctcaaaaaataagtaaacattaaaaaattaaaaaaaaaaaattaagctgagTGTCCTTCCCAcctcttaaaagaaagaaaaggccaatTCATTTGAGCTTCGATGTTGATGGACTGGACCCATCCTTCACACCAGCTACTGGCACACCAGTCCCGGGAGGTCTGACTTACAGAGAAGGTCTCTACATTACAGAAGAAATTTACAAAACAGGTAGGTAAAAACTGGGGTGAATAAAGAAGCAAGTGTACACATGGCCAATATAGATTTATACCCCCTGATCTCAAAGTCAAGGCCCATTGGACACTTCCAGAATGCCCATCTATCTCATGATGCAATCCCCACCTCTTTACACTCCTGGATAATATTTCAAGTCAGGTTATGAACTAAAAACGTCAACTATTTAacaaattacattattttcatttgttattacAGGGCTACTCTCAGGATTAGATATAATGGAAGTGAACCCATCTCTGGGGAAGACACCGGAAGAAGTAACTCGAACAGTGAACACAGCAGTAACAGTAACCTTGGCTTGCTTTGGAGTTGCTCGGGAGGGTAATCATAAGCCTATTGACTACCTTAACCCACCTAAGTAAATGTGGACATGTCATGTAAAAATCTCATAGCTAATGTCATAATTCGCCAATCTAATAACTTACCTAAGCTTACAGCTATTGCCCCAGTGATTTGATCTTCCCAAAAAATCTTCTGCCTtggtaattattattaaaattagtatAAACTATCAATTCCCTCTGGTATGAAATTCAAGACTTGGACATTCTAACTTCTGTGAAACTGAAAAGTTTGTATTTCTCATTTTGGCAAAAGACATCCTTAGAGAAGGATACGTTAACTTCCAAATAACATTTGCTGgcctttaaaacaaacacacacctgTTTAAGCCCACACATGTAGAATGGGACTCCTGATGTCAGCAGATTAAGCTTACCCCACCTGAAAGGGATCATATTCTTATGTTGTTCAAAAGATgtgatttttataataaactcTCTATATTAAGGTTCTCTCATGTCTACATGTTTCTAAATACATGGAATTGCTAAGGATTTAAAAAGCCACAGTGAAATCATCATCCTCAAAATTCTGTAAGCCTGGTGAAAGGAAACTCTGGCTCTGGTTTCTTCAACTGCAAAATGGGCAATGATAGGGCCTGGGGAATCTCCACATTCATTAATGTTTGACGATCatgttttacttttgtaaaaaccTCAGACATGGTGTTGGTTTATATTTTAAGCAAAGCTTCTATTCACGTAGGCTTTCTGGAGGCCTACCCTGgaggtagaaaaaagaaatcaaattgcTATTGTTTCTAAGATCTAACTCGGATAGGAATTTCACTTAAAATGATCTGTGGCTTCCAAACTTCTTACTTTTACTCATTGTAATCAGAGTGTATCTCATTAGCTGAAATCCTTAAACACCCTGAAAACTCATCTTGGCTATGGAATATAGTGAGGaaagtggagaaaataaatgagagtaaactacagttgacccttgaacaacatgggtttgaactgcatgggtccgcTTATATACAATTTTTTGATACATacggtactgtaaatgtattttcttgtccttaggattttcttaataacattttcttctctctagcttcATTGTAAGAGTTCAGTATATTATATACGTAACagacaaaatgtgtgttaattgacTGCTAATGTTATccgtaaggcttctagtcaacagtaaaCTATCAGTGGTTAAACTcttgggaagtcaaaagttacaaactttCGACTATGTGtgggggtcagcacccctaacccctgtgttgtcCAAGGGTCAGGTATATAATTAAAACCAGGGAAGCAaactcttccccctctccccaacttacATAGAAACTCAAATGGACTCTGTGATGAAGCAGGTCCCATGAaaggatttttattgttgttgtaacAGCTATGTGTTAAAGAGCCCCTATCACCTGATTTTTCACAAGCAATCCAGAATTTTAAATCTAACTGTTGACATTATAGACTCTGTCAGATACGTATTTTACTGAATTACTTTTAGGTCAAAGCAATTATGATACATCTTACTGTAAAGTATAATGTTCAATACAATAGCCACGTGgggttatttaaattatttaaagcttaataaaattaaaaatgcagctCTACACTTCAGGTGCTCAGTACACGGACCTTCTGAGTCTTgtactggacagcacagatacagaatatttccaccACTGCAGAAAGTCCTATGGGACAGAGCCACTCTAGATTACTatccattttcaaaaagaaaaactttgaggatgaaatgaataTAAAGGCGATGTTTTTCCCTCAGGTGCATTCTAAACCCAAATAAAGCTTCTATCTTCTTCTATTGTCTCTGATTAACAATTCTTTTAAAAGCCTATTTTGGGAAAATCATATCCCCTTATTTTTAGCTAGAGAGgaaacaaatggaatttttaataaattaactgGAATGTATTTGTCCTTGAGACAGTCACACTGATTTTCACTTCCTTTATTCTGTTTGTGTAATACCAGAGTCACAATTATTCCATTCTAGGATCTCAAAGCAATATATTCTTCAAGTCAGTAAGAGTAAGTGAAACTATGCCAAAGGGAACACTTGAAATCATTTCTAGCATAACATTTCTGGagaattttaaggaaattattaaCCTAGAAAAATTACTTATACCATTACATACATTTTAAGCCAGACTTGCATGGCAAATAAAGATGTAGTGATTACAATAATATGAACCACAAGGAGACATCTAAGAGAAatgtattcagaaataaaaatctaaaatacagTTGGCCACATTtctgattccttaaaaaaaaaaaatcagtaactctTAGTTCCTAGGTCAATGTCAGGaaagtggagaaaataaatgagagtAAACTACAGTTTATTAGGTCAGTGTCAGTCACCAAATGCAGTGTACAACCTGTAGAAACAGCCCAGTTCTCTTGTTACAACCTAGCCAGCATACTGCCTGGAACACAGCAGACACCCGTTCAGACTGAGTAATTAATCAGACGGTTTGCTCATTCAACAGATTTTActaattattttcaaatcttacaatcttttttttttttttttttttttttttaacatttattcatttttgagatagagagagacagagcatgaacgggggagggtcagagagagagggagacacagaatctgaaacgggctccaggctctgagcagtcagcacagagcctgatgcggggctcgaactcacataccgcgagatcgtgacctgagccgaagtcggacgctcaaccgactgagccacccaggcgcccccaaatcttACAATCTTAACGCCAttgccccaccctccccaaatTAAGTTTGCCTCTTAAAATCTGATAAACCATAAAGAACCACAATGTAtgctataattaaaaatacattaacttaagaatttcaagagtataaaaacttaaagaatcaCATCATTGGCCAGGTGAGAGTGTCAACCTGGAAAAGCAATTAATTTACTTTTAGAAACAGAGATTGGAGAATCAccatttaagtattattttattaagtttatgcctttctgtgttatttttttacatgGCTTTGAAACTCATTTCATACAGTAAGTTCAAGTCCATAGCAAAAGCAAAAACTTGCCAATCTGCCTTAATAGAAATGTTAGCCCATTTCTTTGGAAATCTATGGTaaaaattttaagccatttttaaaagaataggaaaCTGTGTTTGCTCCTGCAATGAAGTGAAAATTCGAGTCCCTTACTTGACAAAAATCTCCTATCCCAAAGATACACCAAGAGagatttatgtataaaatgattTGTAATAACTATTTCACATGTGTGTTGCCTTTAAAACAATGTACTTGAAAGCAGAagtcattaataataaaaattaaaaataaaaccggGGACTAGATAGGAAAGATCGAAAGGATCTAGTAAGAGTCATTTGATCATAGATACCTCAGTATTCCTAGGTAGCTCTAATAAATTGTGATGGATATGAGCAACATGTAGTTTATCTCTTAGAGACAAAAATACCGGTAGGGAGATGGGAGTTGTAAAGTATCAACAGATTCATCATttgaatcaaaataaaacaatctgaACATCACTGCTTCTACTGTATCTCTCTCTATGTAGCAGGATCATGTTCAGATTTAATAGATTTGAGTCCACTTCCAAAGACagatgtgttttccttttcaccGCGGTACACCCTGCCCTCACTGAGTGACCGGTAAAGACACTGGCACCTGATTAGACTGAGGTGCTGGAGACCCACTATTTATGGCTTGTGGGGGCACTGCAGCTGGTTCCATCTTGCTAATGTGTGTGATGAATCGAAGACGGAGTTTTAAAGCTGGTTTTAAGTTACAGATAATCTTCTCTACCTGcgaaataaacacattaaaaaatattttaaccagaGAACTTCAATTTCCCACCTTGAAAGAAGTGACTTATGCATATCTGGAGATGATAAACTAGGGAGTAGAGTGGGCTGGATGAAGAGTTTCTTATGTGTTTCAGGTtttaacaaaagcaaataaaattctcGTACACGAGGAAAAAACTGCATTCTCCCTCACAcacattatatgttatatatgtgtttatatgtgtgtgtgcatatatctaTACATGCATACACTTACAAAAACATACCCACTTACCTAGCTAGCCAGTCATCTCACTGTCAAAAGCTAGTATAGCGTACATTACGCGTTcttcatccttttaaaatgccACCATCAGAGAAGCGTGAAGCATGATTATACTTTGAAGTTCTTTGAATAACTTATATCTGTAACATTTATCAACACAGctaattttttggttttgatttatacttggaattgaaacaaaataacattatatCTGCTTTTACTTAGGGGCTTCCAACTTTGggtttgcctcaggtcatgatctcacggtttgtgggatcaagccccaccatcgggctctgagctgacagcatggggcctactttggattctctctctctccgtgtctctgcccctcccgtgctcacaccctctctcaaaataaagaaagaaataaactaaaaaaaaaaaaaatctacttttacttagaaataaaaacatcaagcAGTTCCATGGCTTTCTTAGCTTCATTCAAATGCTCTTTGATCTTACCAGGAAAAATCAGCCCAttaataatttttcctttctgtattccCTGGTGTcccaaatatacatatttttcaggCCTAAATATAAAGGATatgctaaataaaacatttctgtattGGTTCCCACTCAAATCTCCTTGACAATCTTGCTGAGGCATAAAGGAATCAACATCCTCCCTACCCCATGTCCCTAGGTCCAAGGAAACAATCCAGTAGACTAGGATTCATGTGTTTATATATCAACTTACCTTCCTTTCCTACCAGAGAAAGAATAACATTAAGGTATGGAGAGGAGTTCACCTGCCTTCACCTACCTGCCCTACCTCCATCCTTCTAAAAGAGCCAAGATTCTGTTtcctacagataaggaaactcagTTATGATTCAAGGACGTCCTTGCCACTTTCCAGTGACTTTACTAGAAAGTAGCTCTTTATATGTTGACTCAGAACGTGCTTCCCTTTAACTTCACTGGAGTTTGTGTGCCCTTTGAAGTGACACAGAACAAATCTAATGCCTATTCCAAATGGCAATCCTCCAAATAGTGAGAACATGAACAATTCCCTGGGACTTTGACAATTCATGTTAAGTTCCTCCAGTTCCTTCAAATACCCTTTCCGAATTATTCTCGTGATCCCCCTGGCTTCAGTTTTCTAGTCATGCTGCAATATGTCCAATGTCCCCAGAGTGTACCCTAATCACTGTGAGGGAAAAGCAGGACCTCCTTTACTCTTTACACCACACCTCCCTGGTCTTTTCAAAAAGTAGTCATACCATACTGTTTCTTTCTAATGAGATTACTATTAATCAACAACCTCGGTCTTTTTCAGATGCCCTGCTGCAAATATCAAGGGgggaaagtttgagaaatgataACATGTATTTACTATTACTTTATACGTGCAGAATAATGTGTTCATATAGCCTAAAAAGGTCTAATAACATCAGCCTTctcctcttaaaagaaaaaaatttaaaaatctcaaacaaaaGTATATCATCACATAGTCAAGTTGTCTAAACTAAACATCATTAAAAGATAAAGTTAACTTACTTGTTCTTTTACGCTGTCACCAGTAAACATATACTTCATATGATACAGGAAGTCACAGATGGGGTCCATGTAATTTAAGTGGGCGCTGCACTGGTCTACGTTCAGCAACATGTCATAAAATGCCACACCGATCTATTTAACAAGTAATATAAAATTACTTAAATGGGCAAAAATGTTCAGTAATTTAGAATGATGCAGCTGGACTCCATTACAAGACAAACACAGAGGGATAACATGTTTGTTGAAGAATTGTCGCTGATCATACAAACCTCTATGTGCATGGGATATATACGGTCTGCATTAATAATGGAATCCAGAGTGCTACAAAACTCCCCCCCACCAATAGGGCTTAAACGTAGTTTCTCTTCATAACTCAGGAATGTCGCTTAAAATTAAGAGGCAGACAATCTCTTTTGTAGAAACCACTTCTCAGTGTCTGAGATAACCACAGTCTCAGAGATACTTCAGATTGTACCTTCTTAGTTCCATTTGGTGGCTCATACTTTAAGGTTCTATtcctgtctcattttcttttctctatactCTTGTAAGACTGACTGACTTCATCCATTTCCATGATTTTAATCAATTCCTCTGCACTATAGTGCAGGCTCTCAAATGCACTTCTCCATCTTAACTTTCTTCTCAAGCTTGATAATGGTTATTTCCCCTGTATTTCCAATTCAGTACATCCTGCACCAAACTCATTATACGCATTCTAAGTTACAGGCACGCTAAATCCTCTAAAATTGCTTTTAGAGCCTATTAAACTAATTTCACTACTAATGGTTACGATATGCAGGTTGGAAAACACTGGGAAATAAACTTACATAGATCTTTTAGGACTTAATCTTATCACAGAAAAGCCAGATTATATTTTACCTCTATCATACATCGAGTTCTCTCTTGCTGAAATCTTTGTAAAAATGGTCCCACAAGATGATACACATAAAGCAACTGGAATTCAGTTTTCACTATAGGAAGAAGGACTTCAGTGAGAAACCTAAAATtcgaagattaaaaataaaaatttcctgtgACTTTAAatcatttgaattatttgaaCTTTGTTGATGTAGCCTACCCAAGCATTTgtaaaatttgtaatattttttaaagtttctctttctAATTAATCTTACATTTCTCACtggctattattttcatttgattatcaaaataaattactTCAGATTTAGGAGTCATTCTCAACAGTACAATTACTAAGTGACAGGGGAATTACATGTACGCCCGGATCCCCTGAGTGCTTTCTGAAAGTTTGCATCATGCCACTTTGCTTTGACCTACATTATTATAgcgatggtttttttttttttttttgtaaaagcaaaaattctcTTTGGTCTTCTTTTGGTTTGCAAAAATAGGTACTAATATAGGTCTTCCATAAAAGCGAAGCGGCGTAACATGAACTTTTAGAAAGAGTGGGATATGCTTTACTTTACGCCATTTTGGCTTATGGAAGGTTTCACAGTAATGTTCTACTTTTGAATAGTAGGAAAAACATGTAtctgaaacaaaaagagaatggCCAATCTAATATAAATGCCATACTCAAGAAATGTGAATTTAAGTAATACCAATTGTATAgtcaagaaaaaataatcagaaaacagGCTAATATGAGTTATACAGTTCAAAATACAACTTGTGAGATATATTCTGGAAAAAGCATGCATTTGACGAAGTCTCCTGAAACTGTGATGGAAAACTAGATATCAGATTATTTCTTGcatatacaaattaatttttacagaaaattctgaaattaaaGAGCTTCCTCATTACTTAGAAACTCTATGTAATTAAAATTCACTTTGCAAGTTGTTCTATTGAATGAGATGCATACCTCATGTGTAAATgagttaaaaaacacacaaaacaaaaagagtccaatttatttaagaaatcataaTACCTACTTGGGAATGAGAGAAAGTTGCCCAATGCTGGAATGGTGCCACACAGCATGTGCTAGAGCTAATGTATAGCTGCAGCTCATCTCGGAGTAGGACTGATGACAAGCAGTGAAATCAAAGAGGCGGAATGGATAGCCAACCCACTCTGACTCAGAGGTCAAGCTGGGACTGCTGATAACACTCACAATTCGATCATGAAGAACAATCCAATATGGCTCCTTTAAAATGAGAGGAAAGCCTGATGAAAATGATCACTTATCCAGTATTCCACCCCATTTCTAATATTCCACTCCAAAGCCTAACATAATGGCACATtctcattctttaaattttttttacttactagCTTGTGTTTTTGTGTAATGGAGATTTTGAAATCAAAAGTGAGTGGGTTTCACAGTAAGTCAAATACAGTTAAGAACCTGGGGATAAGTGTCTGTGAGTTAGAGGGCTAGTATCTGGTACTAGTGTATGGAAAATTGCCCTTACCAATACCTATTATACAGACAACACTGGTACACATATATAACTCacagataaatatagatattttggAGGTGTGCAAGGAAAAAATGATTCATAGAGGTGCATAATCAAACAAGTTTGGAGAGCACAGAGTTAGATAATGTCATTGACATCAAAAGGTATCACAATAGACAACTGAATAGTGCTAAGTAGACACATGTGAGGTCACAGAAGGGAGACTTCACATGAGGCGAGGTCCAGGAAGGGTTCACTGAAGAAGCAGAACCTAAGCTGGCAAAGAATGAACAGGCTTCAGAGAAGCTGACAGAAGGAAGATGGGCTCTGCATAATGTCTCATCCTATAACACATCAGAAGTACCTCAGACATATCTCAACAAGTGTTATTTGCATGAGTGAAAGGCTCTAGGTATGTAGCATGTTAAGTGGTCAAAAGCAGATCAGAACTAAGGTTGGATAGATAATGTAAGAACTAAAGTTGGTCAGACAAAGGATACCGAGACCCATTGGTCAGGCAGATTTTTAGATCTGAAGAAGGCAAACAAAATAGTCACTGTAGGTGTCTGAAGCAACAATGatatgaaaacttgaaaaatatgaaCCACTTCCTTAATTGCATGACGT from Neofelis nebulosa isolate mNeoNeb1 chromosome 6, mNeoNeb1.pri, whole genome shotgun sequence includes these protein-coding regions:
- the ARG1 gene encoding arginase-1, which translates into the protein MSSKSKSIGIIGVPFSKGQPRGGVEEGPTVLRKAGLLEKLKEQGCDVKDYGDLPFVDVPNDPPFEIVKNPRSVGKVNEQLAGVVAEVKKNGRTSLVLGGDHSMAIGSISGHARVHPDLCVIWVDAHTDINTPLTTTSGNLHGQPVSFLLKELKGKIPDVPGFSWVTPCISAKDIVYIGLRDVDPGEHYILKTLGIKYFSMTEVDKLGIGKVMEEALSYLLGRKKRPIHLSFDVDGLDPSFTPATGTPVPGGLTYREGLYITEEIYKTGLLSGLDIMEVNPSLGKTPEEVTRTVNTAVTVTLACFGVAREGNHKPIDYLNPPK